The following proteins are co-located in the Streptomyces bottropensis ATCC 25435 genome:
- a CDS encoding Pls/PosA family non-ribosomal peptide synthetase, protein MAAVYESPDLTLLDGELAQGAGGFGGAALFSAGPAASPRTLVDVFEASVRSYPDEPALDDGSRRLSYRALAVEVEHLRQRLGAAGVGLGDRVGVRVPSGTNDLYVAILAVLAAGAAYVPVDAEDPDERAKLVFGEAEVRAVVGAGHELTVTGACDSPAARPGVEHDAWIIFTSGSTGKPKGVAVSHRSAAAFVDAEAALFLAEEPIGPGDRVMAGLSVAFDASCEEMWLAWRYGACLVPVPRSQVRSGADLGPWLVEQEITVVSTVPTLAALWESETLNDVRLLIFGGEACPPELAQRLVTEGREVWNTYGPTEATVVACASLMSGEEPIRIGLPLDGWELAVVDEAGEPVPMGGSGQLVIGGVGLARYLDAEKDAEKYAPLTSLGWERAYRSGDLVKAEPEGLVFLGRADEQVKLGGRRIELGEVDAALQALPGAAGAAAAVRTARSGNQLLVGYVVTQDGWDRAAAVEQLRAELPAALVPLLAPVAELPTRTSGKVDRDALPWPLAEPESAGPVEELYGTEAWLAEQWTQVLGIAVGGAGDDFFAIGGGSLAAAQLTTRLRTRYPSVAVVDIYQRPTLRKLARYLEASGEEEGTRRAVEPVPVRARFVQLLLLVPLFTLLGLRWIVPLTALGNLLGPYAWLPTAPWWAVAVGAVLLYTPPGRLAVAAGGARLLLRGVTPGRYARGGSVHLRLWAAERLAEFSGATSLTGVWLERYARALGARIGADVDLHALPPVTGLLKLGRGAAVESEVDLSGYWLDGDRLEIGTVKVGAGAVVGTRSMLLPGARVGKRAEVAPGSAVAGQVPTGQRWAGAPAVKLGKAKRNWPKERPQRGLFWRVSYGVTGFGLTALPVLAGIAALAVLGLFVAPDAGLGAALRGGALGLVPATLAFGAAYALLLLVAVRLLSLGLREGTHPTHSRVGWQAWTVTQLMDRSRQTLFPLYAGLVTPVWLRLLGMRIGKGAEVSTVLALPSLTTVGDGAFLADDTLTAPYELGGGWLRIGRAQIGRRAFLGNSGMTAPGRSVPDGGLVGVLSATPKKAKKGSSYLGLPPVRLPRSAADGDQSLTYEPPARLLWARALVELCRIVPVFCSAGLALLTVAALSALGGWAWPLGGLVLLEAGAFGCVLSVLAKWLLVGRHRTGEHPLWSGFVWRNELADTFVEVLAVPWLAGSVPGTPVLNVWLRGLGATIGTGVWVESYWLPEPDLVTLGDGATVNRGCVLQTHLFHDRILRTDTVELREGATLGPGGIVLPGSVVGARTTLGPASLVMAAESVPDDTRWLGNPIEAWRR, encoded by the coding sequence ATGGCCGCCGTGTACGAGAGTCCTGACCTCACGCTGCTCGACGGGGAGCTGGCGCAGGGAGCCGGAGGATTCGGCGGAGCGGCACTCTTCTCGGCCGGCCCGGCGGCCTCCCCGCGCACGCTCGTGGACGTCTTCGAGGCGTCCGTGCGGTCCTATCCGGACGAGCCGGCGCTGGACGACGGCAGCCGGCGGCTCAGCTATAGGGCGCTGGCGGTCGAGGTGGAGCACCTGCGGCAGCGTCTGGGGGCGGCCGGGGTCGGGCTCGGGGACCGGGTCGGGGTGCGGGTGCCGTCCGGCACGAACGACCTGTACGTCGCGATCCTCGCGGTGCTCGCGGCCGGGGCCGCCTATGTGCCCGTCGACGCCGAGGACCCCGACGAGCGGGCCAAGCTGGTGTTCGGCGAGGCGGAGGTGCGGGCCGTCGTCGGGGCCGGGCACGAACTGACCGTCACCGGCGCGTGCGACTCCCCCGCCGCCCGGCCCGGGGTCGAGCACGACGCGTGGATCATCTTCACCTCCGGGTCGACGGGGAAGCCCAAGGGCGTGGCCGTGAGCCATCGCAGCGCCGCCGCGTTCGTGGACGCCGAGGCGGCGCTGTTCCTGGCCGAGGAGCCCATCGGGCCCGGGGACCGGGTGATGGCCGGGCTGTCCGTGGCCTTCGACGCGTCCTGCGAGGAGATGTGGCTGGCCTGGCGGTACGGGGCCTGTCTGGTGCCGGTGCCGCGCTCGCAGGTCAGGAGCGGTGCCGATCTGGGGCCGTGGCTGGTCGAGCAGGAGATCACGGTCGTCTCCACCGTGCCGACGCTGGCCGCGCTGTGGGAGTCCGAGACCCTGAACGACGTACGGCTGCTGATCTTCGGTGGTGAGGCCTGTCCGCCGGAGCTGGCGCAGCGGCTGGTGACGGAGGGCCGCGAGGTCTGGAACACCTACGGGCCGACCGAGGCCACCGTCGTCGCCTGCGCCTCGCTGATGTCCGGCGAGGAGCCGATCCGGATCGGGCTGCCGCTGGACGGATGGGAGCTGGCCGTCGTCGACGAGGCCGGGGAGCCCGTGCCGATGGGCGGCAGCGGGCAGCTCGTGATCGGTGGCGTGGGCCTCGCGCGGTACCTCGACGCCGAGAAGGACGCGGAGAAGTACGCGCCGCTCACGTCGCTGGGCTGGGAGCGCGCCTATCGCAGCGGCGACCTGGTGAAGGCCGAACCGGAGGGGCTGGTCTTCCTCGGGCGGGCGGACGAGCAGGTCAAGCTCGGCGGGCGGCGGATCGAGCTGGGCGAGGTCGACGCCGCGCTCCAGGCGCTGCCCGGCGCCGCGGGCGCCGCTGCCGCCGTACGGACCGCGCGGAGCGGGAACCAGCTGCTGGTCGGCTATGTGGTCACCCAGGACGGGTGGGACCGGGCGGCGGCCGTGGAGCAGCTGCGGGCGGAGCTGCCGGCCGCGTTGGTGCCGCTGCTGGCACCGGTGGCGGAGCTGCCGACCCGGACCTCGGGGAAGGTGGACCGCGACGCCCTGCCGTGGCCGCTCGCGGAGCCGGAGAGCGCCGGGCCGGTCGAGGAGCTGTACGGGACCGAGGCGTGGCTCGCCGAGCAGTGGACGCAGGTGCTGGGCATCGCGGTCGGCGGCGCGGGTGACGACTTCTTCGCGATCGGCGGTGGCAGCCTGGCGGCCGCGCAGCTGACGACCCGGTTGCGGACCCGGTACCCGAGCGTCGCCGTGGTGGACATCTACCAGCGGCCGACCCTGCGGAAGCTGGCCCGGTACCTGGAGGCGTCGGGCGAGGAGGAGGGTACGCGCCGGGCGGTGGAGCCGGTGCCCGTGCGGGCGCGGTTCGTCCAGCTCCTGCTGCTCGTGCCGCTGTTCACGCTGCTCGGGCTGCGGTGGATCGTCCCGCTGACCGCGCTCGGCAACCTGCTCGGGCCGTACGCCTGGCTGCCGACCGCGCCCTGGTGGGCCGTGGCGGTGGGGGCGGTGCTGTTGTACACCCCGCCGGGGCGGCTGGCGGTCGCGGCGGGCGGGGCGCGGCTGCTGCTGCGCGGGGTGACGCCCGGGCGGTACGCGCGCGGCGGGAGCGTGCATCTGCGGCTGTGGGCGGCCGAGCGGCTGGCCGAGTTCAGCGGGGCGACCTCGCTGACCGGGGTGTGGCTGGAGCGGTACGCGCGGGCGCTGGGTGCCAGGATCGGCGCCGATGTGGACCTGCACGCGCTGCCGCCGGTGACCGGGCTGCTGAAGCTCGGACGGGGCGCGGCCGTGGAGTCCGAGGTGGATCTCTCCGGGTACTGGCTCGACGGGGACCGGCTGGAGATCGGGACCGTCAAGGTGGGTGCCGGCGCGGTCGTCGGGACGCGGAGCATGCTGCTGCCGGGGGCCAGGGTCGGCAAGCGGGCCGAGGTGGCGCCGGGGTCGGCGGTGGCCGGGCAGGTTCCCACCGGGCAGCGCTGGGCCGGCGCGCCGGCGGTGAAGCTGGGCAAGGCGAAGCGGAACTGGCCCAAGGAGCGGCCGCAGCGAGGCCTGTTCTGGCGGGTGTCGTACGGCGTAACGGGCTTCGGGCTGACGGCGCTGCCGGTGCTCGCCGGGATCGCCGCGCTGGCCGTGCTGGGCCTGTTCGTGGCGCCGGACGCGGGGCTCGGCGCGGCTCTCCGGGGCGGGGCGCTGGGGCTGGTGCCGGCCACGCTCGCGTTCGGGGCCGCGTACGCGCTGCTGCTGCTCGTGGCCGTACGGCTGCTGAGCCTCGGGCTGCGGGAGGGCACACATCCCACGCACAGCCGGGTCGGGTGGCAGGCGTGGACGGTCACGCAGCTCATGGACCGGTCGCGGCAGACGCTGTTCCCGCTGTACGCGGGGCTGGTGACGCCGGTGTGGCTGCGGCTGCTGGGGATGCGGATCGGCAAGGGCGCCGAGGTGTCCACCGTCCTGGCGCTGCCGAGTCTGACGACGGTCGGCGACGGGGCGTTCCTCGCGGACGACACGCTGACCGCGCCGTACGAGCTGGGCGGCGGGTGGCTGCGGATCGGGCGGGCGCAGATCGGGCGGCGGGCGTTCCTCGGGAACTCCGGGATGACCGCGCCGGGACGGTCCGTGCCGGACGGCGGTCTGGTGGGTGTGCTGTCGGCGACGCCGAAGAAGGCCAAGAAGGGCAGCTCGTATCTGGGGCTGCCGCCGGTCAGGCTGCCCCGGTCGGCCGCGGACGGTGACCAGAGCCTGACGTACGAGCCGCCCGCGCGGCTGCTGTGGGCGCGGGCGCTGGTGGAGCTGTGCCGGATCGTGCCGGTGTTCTGCTCGGCGGGTCTCGCGCTGCTGACGGTGGCGGCGCTGAGCGCGCTGGGCGGCTGGGCGTGGCCGCTGGGCGGGCTCGTGCTGCTGGAGGCCGGGGCCTTCGGATGTGTGCTCTCGGTCCTCGCGAAGTGGCTGCTCGTGGGGCGGCACCGCACCGGTGAACATCCGCTGTGGAGCGGTTTCGTGTGGCGCAACGAGCTGGCGGACACCTTCGTGGAGGTGCTGGCCGTGCCGTGGCTGGCCGGGTCGGTGCCGGGCACGCCGGTGCTGAACGTGTGGCTGCGCGGGCTCGGGGCGACCATCGGCACAGGGGTGTGGGTGGAGAGTTACTGGCTACCCGAGCCCGACCTCGTCACGCTCGGCGACGGGGCGACGGTGAACCGGGGGTGTGTGCTCCAGACCCACCTCTTCCACGACCGGATCTTGCGGACGGATACTGTTGAACTCCGTGAGGGCGCCACTCTGGGCCCGGGCGGAATCGTCCTGCCCGGCAGCGTGGTCGGGGCCCGCACCACGCTGGGGCCGGCGTCGCTGGTCATGGCCGCGGAGTCCGTTCCCGACGACACCCGGTGGCTGGGCAACCCGATCGAGGCATGGCGCCGCTGA
- a CDS encoding DUF5703 family protein — MPEYEFVDVYVPRGVSRKDATRLLTDHAEYGHWELDRLSLLRDGSRRVRLRRRIIRQVRATW, encoded by the coding sequence ATGCCGGAATACGAATTTGTCGACGTGTACGTACCGCGCGGCGTTTCCCGCAAGGACGCCACACGTCTGCTGACGGACCATGCCGAGTACGGACACTGGGAGTTGGACCGACTGAGCCTGCTGCGTGACGGCAGCCGCAGGGTGCGGTTGCGCCGACGGATCATCCGCCAGGTACGCGCCACCTGGTGA
- a CDS encoding YchJ family protein, translating into MAAMSSRRSGSRAGSKSAARVPSPVPRTCPCGLPAAYEACCGRYHSGGAAAPTAEALMRSRYSAFVVRDAAYLLRSWHPRTRPSGVDFDTTMRWTGLEILDTRDGSAFHTTGTVTFRASFRGGSMHERSRFERVDGAWVYVDGEFPQ; encoded by the coding sequence ATGGCTGCCATGTCGTCGCGCCGCAGTGGTTCCAGGGCCGGTTCGAAGAGTGCCGCACGGGTCCCTTCGCCGGTCCCCCGCACCTGCCCCTGCGGGCTGCCCGCGGCGTACGAGGCCTGTTGCGGGCGGTATCACTCCGGCGGCGCGGCCGCGCCGACCGCCGAGGCGCTGATGCGGTCGCGGTACAGCGCGTTCGTCGTGCGGGACGCGGCGTATCTGCTGCGCAGCTGGCATCCCCGGACGCGGCCCTCCGGGGTCGACTTCGACACGACCATGCGCTGGACCGGTCTGGAGATCCTGGACACCCGGGACGGCTCGGCCTTCCACACCACCGGCACGGTGACCTTCCGCGCCTCGTTCCGGGGCGGCTCGATGCACGAGCGGAGCCGGTTCGAGCGGGTGGACGGGGCCTGGGTGTATGTGGACGGGGAGTTCCCGCAGTAG
- the chpH gene encoding chaplin ChpH, producing the protein MLKKVVAAAAATGGLVLAGAGLAVADAGAQGAAIGSPGVASGNVVQVPVHVPVNVCGNTISVIGLLNPAFGNTCINK; encoded by the coding sequence ATGCTCAAGAAGGTCGTCGCCGCTGCGGCAGCCACCGGTGGTCTGGTTCTCGCGGGCGCGGGTCTGGCCGTTGCCGACGCCGGGGCCCAGGGTGCCGCGATCGGCTCCCCGGGTGTCGCGTCCGGCAATGTCGTCCAGGTGCCGGTTCACGTCCCCGTGAACGTGTGCGGCAACACGATCTCGGTGATCGGGCTGCTGAACCCCGCCTTCGGCAACACCTGCATCAACAAGTGA
- a CDS encoding M20/M25/M40 family metallo-hydrolase — translation MNETDTGRRVTGEDEVVDLCRELIRIDTSNFGDHSGPGERKAAEYVAEKLAEVGLEPRIFESHPGRASTVARIEGEDPSRPALLIHGHTDVVPANAVDWTHHPFSGEVADGCVWGRGAVDMKDMDAMTLAVVRDRLRSGRKPPRDIVLAFLADEEAGGTYGAKHLVKNHADLFEGVTEAISEVGGFSFTVNEQRRLYLIQTAEKGMHWMKLTVAGTAGHGSMIHRDNAITELSEAVARLGRHQFPVRVTKTTRAFLDELGDALGTELDPEDMEGTLARLGGIAKLIGATLRNTANPTQLGAGYKVNVIPGEATAHVDGRFLPGFEEEFLADLDKILGPKVRREDVHSDKALETSFDGAIVDAMQSALLAEDPAAQAVPYMLSGGTDAKSFDDLGIRGFGFAPLKLPPELDFAGMFHGVDERVPVDGLKFGVRVLDRFIDAS, via the coding sequence GTGAACGAGACGGACACGGGCAGGCGCGTGACCGGCGAGGACGAGGTCGTCGACCTCTGCCGCGAGCTGATCCGGATCGACACCAGCAACTTCGGCGACCACTCGGGCCCGGGGGAGCGCAAGGCCGCCGAGTATGTCGCCGAGAAGCTGGCCGAGGTCGGGCTGGAGCCGCGGATCTTCGAGTCGCACCCGGGCCGCGCGTCGACGGTGGCCCGGATCGAGGGGGAGGACCCCTCGCGGCCCGCGCTGCTCATCCACGGCCACACCGACGTCGTGCCGGCCAACGCGGTGGACTGGACCCACCACCCGTTCTCCGGTGAGGTCGCGGACGGCTGTGTCTGGGGCCGGGGCGCCGTCGACATGAAGGACATGGACGCGATGACCCTGGCGGTCGTCCGCGACCGGCTGCGCAGCGGCCGCAAGCCTCCGCGCGACATCGTGCTCGCCTTCCTCGCGGACGAGGAGGCCGGCGGCACGTACGGGGCCAAGCACCTCGTCAAGAACCACGCCGACCTCTTCGAGGGCGTCACCGAGGCGATCAGCGAGGTCGGCGGGTTCTCGTTCACCGTCAACGAGCAGCGGCGGCTCTATCTGATCCAGACGGCCGAGAAGGGCATGCACTGGATGAAGCTCACCGTGGCCGGTACCGCCGGGCACGGGTCGATGATCCACCGTGACAACGCCATCACCGAGCTGTCGGAGGCGGTCGCCCGGCTCGGCCGCCACCAGTTCCCGGTGCGGGTCACCAAGACCACCCGGGCCTTCCTCGACGAACTCGGCGACGCGCTCGGCACCGAACTCGACCCGGAGGACATGGAGGGCACCCTCGCCAGGCTCGGCGGCATCGCCAAGCTGATCGGCGCGACCCTGCGCAACACCGCCAACCCCACCCAGCTCGGCGCCGGCTACAAGGTCAACGTCATCCCGGGCGAGGCCACCGCGCACGTCGACGGGCGTTTCCTGCCCGGGTTCGAGGAGGAGTTCCTCGCCGACCTGGACAAGATCCTCGGCCCGAAGGTGCGGCGCGAGGACGTGCACTCCGACAAGGCGCTGGAGACGTCCTTCGACGGGGCGATCGTCGACGCCATGCAGTCGGCGCTGCTCGCCGAGGACCCGGCCGCGCAGGCGGTGCCCTACATGCTCTCCGGCGGTACGGACGCCAAGTCCTTCGACGACCTCGGCATCCGGGGCTTCGGCTTCGCGCCGCTGAAGCTACCGCCGGAGCTGGACTTCGCGGGCATGTTCCACGGTGTCGACGAGAGGGTGCCGGTGGACGGCCTGAAATTCGGGGTGCGCGTCCTCGACCGTTTCATCGACGCGTCCTGA
- a CDS encoding M1 family metallopeptidase: MAVQQSVGPDPYFPANGDARYRVHRYELAVDYRPGPNRLSGTARLNAIAGRSALAEFQLNLADFKIGRVRVDGRAPHYTHRGGRLRLRPAKPIRPGAAFTIEVHWSGNPKPVNSPWGGLGWEELTDGALVASQPVGAPSWYPCNDRPADKASYQISITTPSAYQVVAGGRLLTRTAKASTTTWVYEQSAPTSSYLVGLSIGRYQTVLLGDPRPGGVPQHGHIPAQLLTEFSRDFARQPAMMELFEELFGPYPFGEYAVVVTEEELDVPVEAQGLSLFGANHVDGARGSERLVAHELAHQWFGNSVSLADWRHIWLNEGFAKYAEWLWSERSGGRTAHQLARAAHQKLAALPQDLRLADPGRKLMFDDRLYERGGLTVHAVRCALGDDAFFRMLRGWATVHRGGAVTTAGFVAHAGRYADGPLDALFRAWLQEPALPPLPSPPHPPSARGPQVPARPPYPPTNAGSA, from the coding sequence GTGGCGGTTCAGCAGTCAGTGGGTCCGGACCCGTACTTCCCGGCGAACGGTGATGCCCGTTACCGGGTGCATCGGTACGAGCTGGCTGTGGACTACCGGCCGGGGCCGAACCGGTTGTCGGGCACGGCGCGGCTCAACGCCATAGCGGGCCGGTCCGCGCTCGCCGAGTTCCAGCTGAACCTCGCCGACTTCAAGATCGGCCGGGTACGGGTGGACGGCCGGGCGCCGCACTACACGCACCGGGGCGGCCGGTTGCGCCTGCGGCCCGCGAAGCCGATCCGGCCGGGGGCCGCGTTCACGATCGAGGTCCACTGGTCGGGCAACCCCAAGCCGGTGAACAGCCCCTGGGGCGGGCTGGGTTGGGAGGAGCTGACGGACGGGGCGCTGGTGGCGAGCCAGCCGGTCGGGGCGCCGTCCTGGTATCCGTGCAACGACCGGCCCGCCGACAAGGCCTCGTACCAGATCTCGATCACGACGCCGTCCGCGTACCAGGTGGTGGCGGGCGGGCGGCTGCTCACCCGTACGGCGAAGGCGTCCACGACGACGTGGGTGTACGAGCAGTCGGCGCCGACGTCGAGCTATCTGGTCGGCCTGTCGATCGGCCGGTACCAGACGGTGCTGCTGGGCGACCCGAGGCCCGGCGGGGTGCCGCAGCACGGGCATATCCCCGCCCAGCTCCTCACGGAGTTCTCGCGGGACTTCGCGCGGCAGCCCGCCATGATGGAGCTGTTCGAGGAGCTTTTCGGGCCCTACCCGTTCGGGGAGTACGCGGTCGTGGTGACCGAGGAGGAGCTCGATGTCCCGGTCGAGGCACAGGGGTTGTCGCTGTTCGGCGCCAACCACGTGGACGGGGCGCGGGGTTCGGAGCGGCTGGTCGCGCACGAGCTGGCGCACCAGTGGTTCGGCAACAGCGTGTCCCTCGCCGACTGGCGCCACATCTGGCTGAACGAGGGGTTCGCCAAGTACGCGGAGTGGTTGTGGTCGGAGCGCTCCGGCGGGCGTACGGCGCATCAACTGGCGCGTGCGGCGCACCAGAAGCTCGCCGCGCTCCCCCAGGATCTGCGGCTGGCGGACCCGGGCCGCAAGCTGATGTTCGACGACCGGCTCTACGAGCGCGGCGGTCTCACCGTCCACGCGGTGCGCTGCGCGCTCGGCGACGACGCGTTCTTCCGGATGCTGCGCGGCTGGGCGACCGTCCATCGCGGGGGCGCCGTGACGACGGCCGGGTTCGTCGCCCACGCCGGCCGGTACGCGGACGGACCGCTGGACGCCCTGTTCCGGGCGTGGCTCCAGGAACCGGCGCTGCCGCCCCTGCCGTCCCCGCCGCACCCTCCGTCCGCCAGGGGCCCCCAGGTCCCGGCGCGGCCGCCGTATCCGCCGACGAACGCGGGGTCGGCGTAG
- a CDS encoding FadR/GntR family transcriptional regulator, producing MSTPGRGLHGRVLETLGPAITAGEYPPGSVLRTDELAQSFEVSRSVMREAVRVLESMHLVESRRRVGVIVRPSAEWNVYDPQVIRWRLAGADRPRQLRSLTVLRGAVEPIAAGLAARHATDEQCAAITECAIGMVAHSRGHKLEGYLHHDVAFHRLILDASGNEMFARLGDVVEEVLAGRTHHAVMFHDPDPAAVTLHVQVAEAIREHDASRAERLTREITAGALQELDILAPNGRSPAAG from the coding sequence ATGAGCACACCGGGCCGGGGGCTGCACGGCCGAGTACTGGAAACCCTCGGACCGGCGATCACAGCGGGCGAGTACCCGCCCGGGAGCGTGCTGCGCACGGACGAACTCGCCCAGAGCTTCGAGGTGTCCCGCTCGGTGATGCGGGAGGCGGTCCGCGTCCTGGAGTCCATGCACCTGGTCGAGTCCCGCCGCCGGGTCGGCGTGATCGTCCGCCCGTCCGCCGAGTGGAACGTCTACGACCCGCAGGTCATCCGCTGGCGCCTGGCCGGCGCGGACCGCCCCCGCCAGCTGCGCTCGCTGACCGTGCTGCGCGGCGCCGTCGAACCGATCGCCGCGGGCCTCGCCGCGCGCCACGCCACGGACGAGCAGTGCGCCGCGATCACCGAGTGCGCCATCGGCATGGTCGCCCACTCACGCGGCCACAAGCTGGAGGGCTACCTCCACCACGACGTCGCCTTCCACCGCCTGATCCTGGACGCCTCCGGCAACGAGATGTTCGCCCGCCTCGGCGACGTCGTCGAGGAGGTCCTCGCCGGCCGCACCCATCACGCCGTCATGTTCCACGACCCCGACCCGGCGGCCGTCACCCTCCATGTCCAGGTCGCCGAGGCCATCCGCGAACACGACGCCTCGCGGGCCGAGCGGCTCACCCGGGAGATCACCGCGGGAGCCCTCCAGGAACTCGACATCCTGGCACCCAACGGCCGCTCCCCGGCCGCCGGTTGA
- a CDS encoding chaplin, producing MRQVTRKGLMTVAAASGVLAAAGGAAHADAGAQGSATHSPGVLSGNTVQAPVETEVNVCGNTVSVVGLLNPAAGNKCSNGGGGKHARGGQGGGGHGSSYGGSQAGGHAGDSPGVASGNHVQAPVHIPVNVCGNSVDVVGVGNPATGNDCSNGGGGGGYGDHGHGGPGSSHGGSHADGHTGGSPGVGSGNSVQVPIDVPVNVCGNNIGVIGIGNGVTGNDCGNSGGGGPHENPGGGHQNPPGDSEEESPQTPGKPGKPGGEVPGGDTNHPGTQTVTQPDGAAQLAQTGGDLPLGLVLPVGAGALIGGALIYRKARAAAL from the coding sequence ATGCGACAGGTCACCCGCAAAGGCCTCATGACGGTGGCGGCCGCGTCCGGTGTGCTCGCCGCGGCGGGCGGTGCCGCGCACGCCGACGCCGGTGCGCAGGGCTCCGCCACCCACTCGCCCGGCGTGCTCTCCGGCAACACCGTGCAGGCTCCGGTGGAGACCGAGGTCAACGTCTGCGGCAACACGGTGAGCGTGGTCGGACTGCTCAACCCGGCAGCGGGCAACAAGTGTTCCAACGGCGGAGGCGGCAAGCACGCACGCGGCGGCCAGGGCGGCGGCGGTCACGGTTCGTCGTACGGCGGCTCCCAGGCCGGCGGTCACGCCGGTGACTCGCCGGGCGTGGCCTCCGGCAACCACGTCCAGGCTCCGGTGCACATTCCGGTCAACGTGTGCGGCAACAGCGTCGACGTGGTCGGCGTCGGCAACCCGGCCACCGGCAACGACTGCTCGAACGGCGGTGGTGGTGGCGGTTACGGCGACCACGGCCACGGCGGTCCCGGTTCGTCCCACGGCGGCTCCCACGCGGACGGTCACACCGGCGGCTCGCCGGGCGTGGGCTCCGGCAACAGCGTGCAGGTGCCCATCGACGTGCCGGTCAACGTGTGCGGCAACAACATCGGCGTGATCGGTATCGGCAACGGGGTCACGGGCAACGACTGCGGGAACTCGGGCGGCGGAGGGCCGCACGAGAACCCGGGCGGTGGCCACCAGAACCCGCCGGGCGACTCCGAGGAGGAGTCCCCGCAGACACCGGGCAAGCCGGGCAAGCCCGGTGGTGAGGTCCCCGGCGGTGACACCAACCACCCGGGCACGCAGACCGTCACCCAGCCCGACGGTGCCGCGCAGCTCGCCCAGACCGGCGGCGACCTGCCGCTGGGGCTCGTCCTCCCGGTGGGCGCGGGCGCACTGATCGGGGGCGCCCTGATCTACCGCAAGGCGCGGGCGGCCGCTCTGTAA